caacaactactacttccaactaaatttcgggacgaaatttcttttgagttgtggataatgtaacatcccgcgtttttccgttaaatttatttttaacaccgtcttttttttttttaataatacctttcgttatttaaattcgtagtttccgttgactaacggtcATAATAATCCCGTCATTTAAttgtaacatctctcgttaacttgcgttttaaaaatattcgatcggttaaatcccgcacccgctttgaaactcgagggaccggagttgccaaatgggcaaactagttgactaggtcaactagtcaacccatttcatccattccatcatctccctcatcccttttctctccatctcaagaacacacacacaaacccattccattcattcatcatctaaattcaatcttggaagctcacaacaaatccgactacatattcttgatcctctcatcatcctctacgatttgatactaacttcattgattttgggtaacatttctaaaactctagatttctctaaattcgtgtttttgacttgaaatggtgttagttagtgtctatggctcgtgtataacatggatatatgttttgtttgctcgattcgttgttttgagtaactagtttgaacatttgaaatgggtgtgctaaatctttgattttggatgagttaatgttgttaaattgttaaagttcatgttttaattgtgttactagtatcactagcttcgttttgatgcgtaggttgattaagaaaacttcaaaaacatgaatattgatttttgtggattttggttagggtttgatagacttaaaacgagcttttgatgctttgaatgtcgtgaaatgttatttgtgagtgtttagttgtaatgtatgtttcattaccttcgaaacggcatatcgtatgtgtaaattggattcccgaatcataaaatacgttttacgaacttgaaactttgaaaataaacctttcttgatcaattgacgagttttcggttattgtaaatgatgtttttgattgatgatatgtggttagttgtattccttgtcgaaatagctttccgatgatataaaatacatgttctaattgtttgcggatcataaaatgtgattgtttgtgttttggttcgtgcatacttttgaaactgaccaggtaccaggccacgcctaatgtcgcggcgcgacacctctggccgcggcgcggcaatagccgtgtttgggttctgacctattttgtcaaatttcgaaaaatgtttgctatgctacgcacctccgattaacatgtaacttggccaacatgctcatatatgacttctaagcttagaaaaatagtccggggcccgacccgaacatgttgactttttcgttgactttgaccaagtttgacttttagtcaaacttaaccaaacttttatgcaatcgttctaacatgcttttatacgtgattcttgtatgaaacttgacaaattgattcacatgctatatttaatcgagtcgtaacgagccataggactaattgaacacatttcacccgaccttgtatcgtaaccggttaattgatacaacttacttgtttagttcaaggctaagcaactttcatgcatacgttactttgtgaagtacttttatactcgtgcactcgaggtgagatcatagtcccaccttttcaacaactttttatacttttaaattgtgggctgagaaacatatactttgttacattttgtactacttgcttttatactttgaacacaagtacaaggaaaacaaacattccacagcgagttagaacaaaaatcctcaattcgattatcattagttacacttgcagggtgtaagcgagaacttatattgtgtggccatacgggtttgacaaaccctcattacggacggttcgctaccgtctacggatgaaatatattttcgggaaacagtgtatgttctaacactattgtgatggggttctatggaaggaaacgttaagtcttgataattgggtgctcgcgaaccaacttttggaatgcaacttttggatgatcaatttatggaaatactaaatcttgtggttcaaaatataacatttactaatacacctatgatttcaccaacgtttttcgttgacagttttctatatgtttctcaggttcatacatggctatttgatacatgcttccgcgtacattcatacttgcttggggtcaagcatacatgcatacactctgatttcttgcttggagtcaagcatacatacatgcatacgctagtgatagcacctttggattcaaacatattgtttacatacttacgctatttatagcaactgtgattttaaactaattatgtcgcaagatatttcatttatactttatgacttttgtaaacttagacttgttgtcgaacggttttgtaaactaaacttgcaagtcttgtactttccaaatgaatgcgacataattttggtcaaacgagtctcatatagggactacgaccacgcaacgggacctaagttaacggcgccgtcgataacggttttggtcgggtcgttacaatggcCCTTTCGACGACCACGGGCTGTTTTGAATCTTTTTGGATTTGAacaatttctcggttgtttcatgaatgggttcgggtccggtggtttgcttgtcacctacttcggttcaacgattAAGAAAACGAAAATTGCGGCTTtatgagttttcgaaaggtgtggcgttaatactcgtgtgataattATCGTTGTAAAagaattcggttaaaggcaaagacttttcccaagtagatttgaagttgataacacaaattcgtattatggttcccaaggttcgaatcgtacatttgctttgttcgtcggttcgtggatgacacgcggtacttatgtctaaacgtggtcccgagacttttttttaaggcactccgaaatctagaagtgaaacgaggatctcgatccgaaacgaagtatatctccttaagatatattctgaacaagtttttgtttctcaagaattttgcgccgcggaagatttatcgatttccaaaaatgttcgttaggactattcaccctcgaggcaaatactagtataatgtgaagagtctctctctccattgagaatttagataaaagatttacaTATACGGAAGTACgaatgtaaggcgagagaagtttccgccttgatgtgagcataacaagcatattgaagTTCGCCGATAAAATTGTGCgaaaatgagatagtatacacgtgtaacatatgtttgatgttgaaagaatttgtcattcgttCGGAAGCAAaagtatggttcgacaataatcggagGTGTATCCCTGGTatagttgttatcagtattctcggagttttcggatgttcaaacaagaaaaatgaagtcatgcacatggcacatggtggtgattaggttgatcgagtccaaccaccatcacgtgtcattagaactttggtatgacttaccataatataaccacgttgatcgagtgtcgttatattatgctaactcatacctccattcccacatcactccataacatcatgttcgtgtaaccgtgaagatctagaatgaacaaagtgtaacgacgtctcaaacgtgactcgtattgaatcgaaagaattagtgcaactctaaagaagcgttccccgagggaagtgtataaatgattgttcacgtcaatgcggttcaagtcaaacaataatgcatTTAGGCACGAaatgagtaacgaatcatgataacgaatggtacgtaaccgtagtgataagtagtgacgacgatactcacctagagtagtgatggtagtaacacgaaatggtagatagtaagaaacaccggtGGGAAactgatagtaagttgaaacggtggcgaaaaacaatctgggagacaaagttcccgaacaagtgtgactaataaagtcgtcgtcatccttacgcgtatgaatcttgaatttacgtgtgttactagaaaattgcagaatacgagttcatataatgaaaacttggtaccattaagaggttcacctaagaatgattcaagtataatgcacaagtagtcaagtaagtgctatctatagcaaatgtatgtcagaatgcaacggctaactatctggttgtagtctagattcactaatgcgtcctaacgactcggtcagacacactaatgcacatcctagttccctacaaccaacgctctgataccatctgtaatgatccgacaaaatcgtcattgacggcgccgttaacttaggtcccgttacgtggtcatagtccctaaatgagacgcgtttgaccaaaattatgtcgcattcatttgaaaagtagaagacttacaaagtttagtttaccaaacggctcgacaacaagtttaagtttacaaaagtatgaagtattaatgaaataacttgcgacataataagttgaaaatcacggttgctataaatagcgtaaatatgtaaacaatatgcttgaatccaaaggtgctatcactagcgtatgtatgtatgcttgaccccaagcaagtaatcagagtgtatgcatgtatgcttgaccccaagcaagtataagtgtacgcggaagcatgtatcaaatagccattcatgaacctgagaaacatatagaaaactgtcaacgaaaaagttggtgaaatcataggtgtattagtaaacgttgtttttgaaccacaagatttagtattcccataacgttgattatcaaaatcatttgcattccaaaagtattgttcgcgagcacccaattatcaagacttaacgtttccttccatagaaccccatcacaatagtgttagaacatacattgtttctcgaaaatatatttcatccgtagacggtagcgaaccgtccgaaatgagggtttgtcaaacccgtatggccacacaatataagttctcgcttacaccctgcaagtgtaactaatgataatcaagttgaggatttttgttctaactcgctgtggaatgtttgtttccttgtacttgtgttcaaagtatcaaagtaagtagtacaaaatgtaacaaagtatatgtttctcagcccacgatttaaaagtataaaaagttgttgaaaatgtgggactatgatctcacctcgagtgcacgagtataaatgtacttcacaaagtaaacgtgtgcatgaaagttgcttagccttgacctaaacaagtaagttgtatcaattaaccagttatgacacaaggtcgggcgaaatgtgttcgattagtcctatggctcgttacgactcgattatatagcatgtgaatcacgttgtcaaatttcatgcaagaattaagtataaaatacgattaaaatgatttcataagtgtttggttaagtttgactaaaagtcaaacttggtcaaagtcaaagtcaaagtcaacggggtcgggtcgggtatccgacaatttttccatgatgagaaagtatatataagcatgttggccaagtttcatgttaatcggagttacgagtaagcgggggtgaaaacgtaaaaatcaaaagaatttaggacagaccaaaatggcgcgccgctccatttaactgttcagcaagtctggcagttttcacactcaagcacgaatctaacttcaaacaatcataacttgtgaaccgtaaacattcaaaacacgtatcttatatcgttggaaaggtattatgacaaggaatacaactaaacacatttcatcaatcaaatccatcattaacaacaatgaaaacctcatcaaatgatcattaaatgttcaaaatcaagatttcaagttcacaaaaatgcatttcttgactcgggaatccaatttaaacatacgatacgccgttttgaaggtaatgaaacatacatggcaactaaacacttatcaacaatattaacaagcattcgatgcatcaaaagttcattttaagtttatcaaaccctaaccaaaattcacaaactcattaatcatgttcttgaagttttcttaatcaacctacacatcaaaatgaagctagtgatactagtaacacaattaaaacacgaactttaacatttaaacaacatttaatcctctaaaatcaaagattaagcacacccatttcaaatgttcatactagttactcaaaacaacaaatcgagcaaataaatcatatattcatgccaGACACGAGCcacagacactaactaacaccatttcaagtatataaaacgaatttagagaaatctagtgtttttagaaagttacccaaacttgatgaaattggtactaaaatgtagaggatgaagagaggatcacgaaaatgtaatttgttttgatgtttgcttctccaaccgaatttagatgatgattgaattgattgagagaaaaagagtgttcttgagctagaaagaAAAAGGGAGAAGAGAGGTGAAGTGAATGGGTGGTaatggtggggtttgactagttgacctagtcaactagttaggcccctttgcaactttggtccctcgagtttcaaagcgggtgcgagaattaaccaaacgaatattttaaaaacgctcgagtaaacgagtgatgttataattaaataacgggattattatgaacgttagccaacggaaaatacgaatttaaataacgaaagatattatttaaaaaaaagacagtgttaaaaataaatttaacggaaaaatgtgggATGGTACACATGGGAGACTACCGCCCCTGAGAGGCTTGATGCTAGAGGCATCCCTCAAATCCCATCTTTTTCTCCCCCAAATGTGCCGTCCAATCCTCCATTCTTTGGAGCTATTATGGTATTTCACTACTAAAAAAACTGAAATCAGCTACGGATTTGCGACGGCCTATAAATCCGTACCTAAATACCAACCGATTTTCGACGACCTTCCAATGAATAAATTAgaataaattatattacttttcTGATTATGAGCCTTATTAAAATGCACACCTATCTTATACATACATACCTATATCGGACACTCTGATAGAAAGGATATATATTAACCGAGATGTCTATGATTAAATCGGATTATTCTATCATTTTCATATCATCCTCGGAGTATATAGCTAGTCGTAAGATTTGATTCTAGAACTTAAAGATTTCATTGTGTAAATAGACTTATTAACTTAATATAGAGTAGGTAGATACTCCGGCTAAAGTAATTGAGACAATTTTCTTTCTCTCTCGAGTTGTAACTCACTTTTCCCTTCGTATAGCAGATCATGGGAGACTATCACCCCTGAGAGGCTTGATTCTAGAGGCATCCCCTCAAATCCCATCTTTTTCTCCCCAAACGGGCCGTCCAATCCTCCATTCTTTGGAGCCATTATGGTATTTCACTACTAGAAAATTTGAAATCCGCTATGGATTTGCGACGTCCTATAATTCCGTCCTTAAATACTGATCGATTTTCGATGACTTTTCAACGAATAAATTAgaataaattatattacttttcGGATTATGAGCCTTATTAAAATGCACGCCTATCTTATACGTACATATCCAAATCGGACTCTCTGCTAGAAAGGATATATATTAATCGGGATGTCTATGATTAAATCGGATTATTCCATTATTTTCATATCCTCCTCAAAGTATATAGCTGGTCCTATGATTCTAAATGAAATCCAAATAAAATCATTTGAATGAATATCAAGACGTTCGAAGAAATTATCCCTCGATTGGAACCAATGACTCCTCAATCCTTCAACTTTTGATGACCATGGCTAACTAGCACCCAAGCTATGCTTCCATCGTATGCATGATTTTTGTCTCTCCTACTTTGTCTAAGTCCTTAAAATGTCTATTTTATTTGTATTTCAAGTTATGTACAAGGCATTTCCTCATATGCCTTCTCTTTGTATctcttttaattaataaaatttatctttgcccaaaaaaaaaaaataaaaaaaaaaagttgttaGATACTTCGTATATAATAATTTCCGGAACCCTACAAGCTCCTTAGGGTTTTTATTTCCATATATTCTTTTATATGTGTCTGTCTGTTGATATCTATTATTTGTACAAATTTAGTTGATTATAAAATATAGCTACCATGTCCTGTAGTTATCAAAAAGTTAATTTGTCCGCTATATACgagtacatataaatataaattaataaaaataggcTAAAAGGTAAGGCCgactatattatatgattattttcTAAATAAACTATAAGAAAAAAAAATCCACAAATTAAAAACGATCACGCTAAAGGTAATTAATCTTTATCTTTGGTCAATAAACTAACAAACGTTAATTTTCAGACCGATCAGAAAGGAGTTAAGCACTTTAGTAATGTATCGACCCTGAAAATTAAAGCAATGAGTTAATCAAATATCTTTATGTTTTAACTAAAATTATGATTAGAGATATTAGTTAGtaactattttaagtttataataCTAATTTCACAACTTATTTCTCTTTCCGATGTGAGATGTGTTATTACAAGTGACAACATTGTATCGGGTTGATAGATACTAGCAACATGATGAAGTTGTAAATAGAGAAGTTTTTATCTGGTTATTCGAGCCGGAGTATTATTCTAAGTGTGAATTACCATGTCTAAACAGATATTATGTGATCGTCGTAGTTGCAGATATTGAACATAATTTTTGGATGGGTCAATGTTGAACATAGTTAACCTTCAGGGGATTAATCTAAAGAAAAATCTAAAACATGATTAGCGAATAACATATCTATATAATGCAATTAATTTTTAGTTTCCAAAAGAATTTATGTATAATATAGTTTATAGTTATTAATTAtcatatcgtaatttaattattaatacaatatatggtaaaaaaaatattgacaaccaATATAGAAAAAATGGCTGCAGTTTTGAATTTGCGACACCGACAAAAACTATAGTTGCTTGATCAGACTAAAGCTTCATGTTTATTTAACATTTAACATccctatatataacatatatatggaaTATGCATATGGATAATTAGTAAATTATAGTACTCGTAAttactatttacttttactataagtattagtattaaattaaaagcaacttttGAGGTGCCACACGACCTTTCCCAAAGATTGTTGTTAGtaaggtttgaaattttgatcactattgagaatataggatggtaattaaCCCTTATATATGGATCTTGCAATGGTTAAAATGAAAAAGTATAGATACATATTATACAGATTAAATATATGCTATTATACTATCTCTAATAATATACTATATACtataaactataataataataatttatttatttgcTATTAACTTTAACTGTATATatgatatgataatgataatgaaatactACGTATCAAAGATAAAACTGCTGCAACCATAATATGCATCAAAGTCAAAGCTACCTAGAAAATAATTTACAGTACAAAAAAAGGCCATAATTCTGTACAAAGATGAACAGTTATTGACATTATGTATGTAAATTTCCAAAACATGACATAATGAATTAAAtcaaaaaacaacaaaaagatccaCAAGTTATTAACAAAAATCAAAACCTATGAACATGTACTAGAACTGGAACTCTCAGATGTACTCAAGAGCTGGTCTAACAAATCAGATCCTAAATCTTGAAAAACAACCGGTGTTTTTGAATAAACTTGATTATAATAgtaactattattatgattatgattattattgttatcgttgttATTATTGCTCTTACTTTTAGAAACTTTTCTCACTCTATGAGTCTCTTTTATGGCTGCTGCCGGTGAAGTTCCATCCTTAAAACAGTTGTAATCTTTCCCTTTTAAAGACTCTTTAACTTTCTCCATTGAGAAGTTGAGTTGAGCCGATGAACCCCTCATCGAAAATGCAGCTTGATCGTAAATTAAAGCCGCCTCTTCAGCACTATTAAACGTCCCGAGCCAAACCCTAATTCCGTTCCTTGTTGAATCTCTTATTTCGGCTGCAAACTTTCCCCACGGCCTTTTTCGGACCCCTACGAATCTTGTTTTATGAACTTCATTCTTTTCAATGACTAGTAGTGAATCGTTTTTCGTGTTTTCGATTTTCTTTGAATCGGATTCGCATGAATGCTTGTGTAATTTGTTCTCATTAGGATCTTGGAAGATGAAATGTTCTTCTTTTATTTGGACATGTGAAAGCAAATCGTCGTTTGTGAACAAAAGCTCATCCCATGAACAATTAGGATACATGGGAATAATTCACTTTGATATGAAGATTGTTGTGAAGATATTGGTTTTATCTTTAAAGGAAACTAATTAGATAGATATAAAAGCTGGATCGACTTAATTTGTAGTGGTTGTCAATAGGACCAAAAGGCATGAACTTTTCGTTTTGTCTTTCTTGACAAGTGGTTGAAGTTTTTGCTTCATAAATATTGCTGATTATTATCTTTTTGGTCACTAGATTAATTTTCTTGAGTTGTCTAATTATTGTATTACATTACATTATTATCCTAATTAAGAATTAAGATATTTTAGTAGTTGGACATGTAATAATCATCCCGGTGAAGTAATGTGCATCCAGCTAGGACAGTCATTTTAGGGCAGTGAGAGACTAGGGCCCCTGTAAAAATAAAATTATAGCCCTTCTAGTAATGAGCGTTTgatttttcattttattattatttttttttaaatacaagtATTTGAAATTACTGATGAATGATTAACTCATTCACCCGATCATTTTCTGTACACACATacattcgggcggaaacccgaactgcATTACACGAACCCAATCACACAATCCTTATACCATCTGGATGG
This window of the Rutidosis leptorrhynchoides isolate AG116_Rl617_1_P2 chromosome 7, CSIRO_AGI_Rlap_v1, whole genome shotgun sequence genome carries:
- the LOC139859538 gene encoding ethylene-responsive transcription factor 1B-like; this translates as MVRRIFGVLWLSSGFRPNIKPISSQQSSYQRVRKRPWGKFAAEIRDSTRNGIRVWLGTFNSAEEAALIYDQAAFSMRGSSAQLNFSMEKVKESLKGKDYNCFKDGTSPAAAIKETHRVRKVSKSKSNNNNDNNNNHNHNNSYYYNQVYSKTPVVFQDLGSDLLDQLLSTSESSSSSTCS